The following coding sequences are from one Chitinophagaceae bacterium window:
- a CDS encoding class I SAM-dependent methyltransferase, whose translation MEKFDRKKHWENIYKTKELKEVSWFQPTPETSLDFLKELNVSISAKIIDIGGGDSFLVDHLLDLGHLDLTVLDISEAAINRAKKRLGNHANKVKWVVADAANFQPAEKYDFWHDRAAFHFLTNENDISNYLQTAQQYINTSGILVVGTFSEKGPKKCSGIEIKQYTENTLTERFGKFFEKIKCITVDHKTPFDTTQNFVFCSFKKV comes from the coding sequence ATAGAAAAATTCGACCGAAAAAAACATTGGGAAAATATATATAAAACTAAAGAACTTAAAGAGGTAAGCTGGTTTCAACCCACCCCGGAGACTTCACTTGATTTTTTAAAAGAACTTAATGTTTCGATATCTGCTAAAATTATTGATATTGGTGGCGGCGATAGTTTTTTAGTTGATCATTTACTTGATTTGGGGCATCTGGATCTTACGGTTCTTGACATTTCAGAGGCAGCAATCAACAGAGCAAAAAAAAGGCTTGGGAATCATGCAAATAAAGTTAAATGGGTAGTAGCAGATGCAGCGAATTTTCAACCTGCGGAAAAATATGATTTTTGGCACGACCGAGCTGCATTTCATTTTTTAACTAATGAAAATGACATTTCAAATTATCTGCAAACTGCTCAACAGTATATCAACACTTCGGGTATTTTAGTAGTTGGTACTTTTTCTGAAAAGGGTCCAAAAAAGTGCAGTGGGATTGAAATAAAGCAATACACTGAAAACACTTTGACTGAAAGGTTTGGAAAGTTTTTTGAGAAAATAAAATGCATTACTGTTGACCACAAAACACCATTTGATACTACTCAGAATTTTGTGTTTTGTAGTTTTAAAAAGGTTTAG
- a CDS encoding cytochrome c maturation protein CcmE, producing MKKMHIIALLMIAASMGVIITMVGDFSRYAVFADAHSEDGREFHVVGELIKEDQMHYDPLTDANLFSFWMKDRAGDERQVVFRGTKPQDFEMTEEIVLTGKMVGEKFHASKILMKCPSKYIEDEFEFTEVKASY from the coding sequence ATGAAAAAAATGCATATTATCGCTCTACTCATGATTGCTGCCTCTATGGGAGTTATAATTACAATGGTAGGGGATTTTAGTAGATATGCCGTATTTGCTGATGCACATTCCGAAGATGGCAGAGAATTTCATGTAGTGGGTGAATTGATAAAAGAAGATCAAATGCATTATGATCCCTTAACCGATGCGAATTTATTTTCTTTTTGGATGAAAGATAGAGCAGGAGATGAAAGACAGGTAGTTTTCAGAGGAACTAAGCCCCAGGATTTTGAAATGACTGAAGAGATTGTTTTGACAGGCAAAATGGTAGGTGAAAAGTTTCATGCTTCAAAAATTTTAATGAAATGCCCGTCAAAATATATTGAAGACGAGTTTGAATTTACAGAGGTTAAAGCATCTTATTAA
- a CDS encoding class A beta-lactamase-related serine hydrolase, with translation MKRIISLSFMLGLLNLSVFAQELDKAKLDSYFEALESNNRFMGSVAVSKNGNIIYSNTIGFADYENKIEANENTKYRIGSISKTFTAVLVLKAIEKKKLNLNQTIEKFFPGIKNAEKITIEHLLYHRSGIFNFTNDEDFLTWNTVEKTESELVEIITKGGSDFEPDAKADYSNSNYLLLTFILEKVFEKSYAELLEEYITSPIQLENTFLGGPINIQNNESYSYRFTGHWEPETETDISIPLGAGGIISTAADVVKFSDALFSGKLLKAESLKQMKTLKDNFGIGLFQIPFYDYIGLGHTGGIDGFTSVFSYFPEGNISYALVSNGTNFNNNDISIAVLSAIFNRPYDIPEFNTYEVNAEDLEQYLGVYSSVQLQLKITIIKESNTLIAQATGQSSFPLEAMKKDKFKFDPAGVVIEFNPSENILILKQGGGEFPFVKE, from the coding sequence ATGAAAAGAATCATTTCTTTAAGCTTCATGCTTGGACTTTTAAACCTGTCAGTTTTTGCTCAAGAGCTTGATAAGGCTAAGCTGGACAGTTATTTTGAGGCACTGGAAAGCAATAATCGCTTTATGGGTAGTGTAGCAGTTTCAAAAAATGGGAATATCATTTACTCAAACACAATTGGATTTGCCGATTACGAAAACAAAATTGAGGCAAACGAAAATACGAAGTACAGAATTGGCTCAATTTCAAAGACGTTTACAGCTGTTTTAGTTTTAAAAGCAATTGAAAAGAAAAAATTAAACCTTAATCAGACTATAGAAAAGTTTTTCCCGGGCATTAAAAATGCTGAAAAAATTACCATTGAGCACTTGCTTTATCACAGAAGCGGAATTTTTAATTTTACGAATGATGAAGATTTTTTGACCTGGAATACGGTTGAAAAAACAGAATCAGAATTAGTAGAAATTATAACTAAGGGAGGCAGTGATTTTGAACCGGATGCAAAAGCAGATTACAGTAATTCCAATTATTTGCTTTTGACTTTTATTTTGGAGAAAGTATTTGAAAAATCATATGCTGAGTTGTTGGAGGAGTATATTACAAGTCCAATTCAGCTTGAAAATACTTTTTTGGGCGGGCCGATTAATATACAGAATAATGAAAGCTATTCTTACCGTTTTACCGGACATTGGGAGCCGGAAACAGAAACTGATATTTCAATCCCCTTAGGTGCCGGAGGTATCATATCCACAGCTGCTGATGTAGTTAAATTTAGCGATGCTTTGTTTAGCGGAAAACTACTTAAGGCGGAAAGTCTTAAACAAATGAAAACGTTAAAAGATAATTTTGGTATCGGATTATTTCAAATTCCGTTTTATGATTATATCGGTTTGGGGCATACCGGTGGGATAGACGGCTTCACCTCTGTATTCAGTTACTTTCCTGAAGGGAATATTTCTTATGCACTGGTTTCTAATGGAACAAATTTTAACAATAATGATATTTCTATTGCTGTTTTAAGTGCAATTTTCAATAGACCCTATGATATACCTGAATTCAATACTTATGAAGTAAATGCGGAAGATTTAGAACAATATTTAGGAGTTTATTCTTCTGTGCAATTGCAATTGAAAATAACCATTATCAAAGAAAGTAACACTCTTATTGCACAGGCAACCGGACAATCTTCATTTCCGCTTGAAGCTATGAAAAAAGATAAATTCAAGTTTGATCCTGCCGGGGTGGTTATAGAGTTTAACCCATCTGAAAATATACTCATTCTAAAGCAGGGCGGGGGAGAGTTCCCTTTTGTAAAGGAGTAA
- a CDS encoding bile acid:sodium symporter family protein, with product MQESIITTLLLPFSLAIIMLGMGMSLELKDFKRIAGYPGLVLLGLLNQLILLPVIAFSIAILFAMPPEFAVGMMILACCPGGATSNLITHLAKGNTALSITLTAFSSLIIVLSIPLILEFSLDYFLGLDRTVQINFKDTVLQIFFIVVLPVIIGMFIRKRNLYLVNRLEKPVKIFSALILAVVIFGAILANHAIIADAFVKVGLPVIILNISTMLIGFYLCTIFFGNFKDSATISIESGIQNGTLAIYIALTILEQEVFSIVPAIYSLFMFISGTASIFIFSVKIRK from the coding sequence ATGCAGGAAAGTATTATTACCACACTTTTATTACCTTTTTCATTAGCAATTATCATGCTAGGAATGGGGATGTCCCTTGAGCTTAAAGATTTTAAACGAATAGCCGGTTATCCCGGATTAGTTTTATTAGGGTTGCTAAATCAATTGATATTGCTGCCGGTGATAGCTTTTAGCATTGCTATTTTGTTTGCTATGCCCCCGGAGTTTGCTGTGGGAATGATGATTCTGGCATGCTGTCCCGGTGGCGCTACTTCCAATCTGATAACTCATCTGGCAAAAGGCAATACGGCGCTGTCAATAACTCTTACAGCTTTTAGCAGTTTGATTATAGTTTTAAGTATCCCCTTAATACTGGAGTTTTCTTTAGATTATTTTTTAGGTCTGGACAGAACTGTTCAAATTAATTTTAAAGACACAGTTCTTCAGATTTTTTTCATAGTTGTTTTGCCCGTTATTATAGGTATGTTTATTCGTAAACGCAATTTATATTTAGTAAATAGACTGGAAAAACCGGTGAAAATATTTTCTGCCCTAATACTGGCTGTAGTTATTTTTGGTGCTATATTAGCCAATCATGCAATTATTGCAGATGCTTTTGTAAAAGTTGGTTTGCCGGTCATTATTTTGAACATTTCTACTATGCTAATTGGCTTTTATTTATGCACTATTTTTTTTGGCAATTTTAAGGATAGTGCTACTATCAGTATAGAGTCCGGTATTCAAAACGGAACGCTTGCAATTTATATCGCCCTAACTATTTTGGAGCAGGAAGTTTTCTCTATAGTTCCTGCAATTTACAGCTTGTTCATGTTTATCAGCGGAACAGCTTCTATTTTTATTTTTTCTGTTAAGATTCGTAAGTAA
- a CDS encoding ComEC family competence protein, protein MHFARENPLIRMIIPFIAGIIVSSFAIIDFKLLISLLFFLLVSFVIFHFVSRRSELNFKWRFLPGLFLSMFLFFTACTISQLVKPESKRNYFPEVYEKEDMLLLKITELWSERARSYRTVAEVHAVYRDSVFINTSGKVLLYVSKSDTSGLPAPGELMIANADFQSIPKPTNPHNFDFHKFMASQGVYYQMFLNENQFLTPEIQPQKKSIIYRILSLRKYLLNQLENVFDSSVDLAVASALLLGYRDNIDPELREAYAASGAMHILAVSGLHVGIIFIFFKYFTSFLTRFKYGNLIRALIIISLIWLFAVLTGLAPSVRRASTMFTMITIATLVSGKSSIYNTIAGSALFLMIIDPALLFSIGFQLSYSAVISIIAFQPKLYSIFQFNNVIADKAWALTTVSIAAQLGTAPISLYFFNIFPNYFILTNLIVIPAASLILYTGMLFFLFHPLIWIGEAVGFVLKLLVSALNASVFQIRQLPYSVTENIILLPWEPFLFIGMLFILYRMFTFSFKPALVLFFVALMLFQTGRLSSDKLAENNTFLRVYDTGSQFWLEVRKGKVSYLFAYTNPEECQAYDFNVFPAVMKGGVSDKFHQKVTDKNQLFTFAGYNVLLFDSVFYNTYDLSLLPEIDLLIVGPVNRLPINQIVDNKIPQKIIFSSTFSYFRSLSWQEICNENDWPCHFTNLSGAITFFPEKNKLTIFNN, encoded by the coding sequence ATGCATTTTGCAAGGGAAAATCCTTTAATCAGGATGATAATACCGTTTATTGCCGGTATTATTGTTTCTTCTTTTGCCATAATTGATTTTAAATTATTAATATCATTACTGTTTTTTCTTTTAGTTTCATTCGTCATTTTTCATTTTGTTTCCCGCCGTTCAGAGCTGAATTTTAAATGGAGGTTTTTGCCGGGATTATTTTTAAGTATGTTTTTATTTTTTACTGCCTGTACTATTAGTCAGTTAGTAAAACCCGAGTCTAAGAGAAACTATTTCCCCGAAGTTTATGAGAAAGAAGACATGCTTTTACTAAAGATAACTGAACTTTGGTCAGAAAGAGCCAGAAGTTATAGAACTGTAGCAGAGGTTCATGCTGTTTATAGAGATTCTGTATTTATAAATACCAGTGGAAAGGTTCTTTTATATGTTTCTAAATCAGATACTTCAGGATTGCCTGCTCCGGGAGAGTTGATGATTGCAAATGCTGATTTTCAATCTATTCCAAAGCCTACAAATCCTCATAATTTTGACTTTCACAAATTCATGGCCTCTCAGGGAGTTTATTATCAAATGTTTTTAAATGAAAATCAATTTTTAACTCCCGAAATCCAACCTCAGAAAAAGTCCATTATTTACCGAATTTTGTCTTTAAGGAAATACCTTTTAAATCAATTAGAAAATGTTTTTGATAGTTCCGTAGATTTGGCTGTTGCATCTGCTTTATTATTAGGATATAGAGATAATATTGATCCGGAATTAAGAGAGGCATATGCGGCTTCCGGAGCTATGCATATACTTGCTGTTTCTGGCTTACACGTTGGAATCATCTTTATCTTTTTTAAATACTTCACCTCTTTTTTAACCCGATTTAAATACGGAAACCTAATCCGGGCTTTGATAATAATCAGCTTAATTTGGTTGTTTGCAGTATTGACGGGTTTAGCACCCTCTGTTCGAAGAGCTTCCACTATGTTTACGATGATAACCATAGCTACTTTAGTTTCCGGAAAATCCTCTATTTACAATACTATAGCCGGTAGCGCATTGTTTCTTATGATTATAGATCCGGCTTTATTGTTTTCAATTGGTTTTCAACTTTCTTATTCCGCGGTAATTTCTATCATAGCTTTTCAACCGAAACTGTATTCAATTTTTCAGTTTAATAATGTAATTGCCGATAAAGCATGGGCGCTTACTACAGTTTCTATTGCTGCTCAATTGGGTACAGCTCCAATCAGTCTTTACTTTTTCAATATTTTTCCAAACTATTTTATTCTGACAAACCTGATTGTAATTCCTGCAGCCAGTTTGATTTTATATACAGGAATGCTATTTTTTCTGTTTCATCCGCTTATCTGGATAGGGGAAGCGGTCGGATTTGTTTTAAAATTGCTGGTTTCTGCTTTGAATGCGAGTGTTTTTCAAATTCGGCAACTTCCTTATTCTGTAACTGAAAATATCATCCTTCTACCCTGGGAGCCTTTTTTATTTATAGGCATGCTGTTTATTTTATACAGAATGTTTACTTTTTCATTTAAACCGGCTTTAGTTTTGTTTTTTGTTGCTCTCATGCTTTTCCAAACCGGAAGACTCTCCAGTGACAAGCTTGCCGAAAACAATACTTTTTTGAGAGTTTATGACACCGGGTCGCAATTTTGGTTAGAAGTTCGCAAAGGTAAAGTAAGCTATTTATTTGCATATACAAATCCGGAGGAATGTCAGGCCTACGATTTTAATGTTTTCCCGGCAGTGATGAAAGGTGGAGTATCAGATAAATTTCATCAAAAAGTAACGGATAAAAATCAGCTATTTACTTTTGCCGGTTATAATGTTTTACTTTTTGACAGCGTATTTTACAACACTTATGATTTAAGCTTATTGCCGGAAATAGATTTGCTGATTGTCGGACCGGTAAACCGCTTACCCATAAATCAAATAGTTGATAACAAAATACCTCAAAAAATCATCTTTTCGTCCACATTTAGTTATTTCCGTTCACTTAGCTGGCAGGAAATATGCAATGAAAATGATTGGCCCTGTCATTTTACAAACCTCTCCGGTGCCATTACTTTTTTTCCTGAAAAAAATAAACTGACAATATTTAATAATTAG
- a CDS encoding AraC family transcriptional regulator, producing the protein MKLYIKYMVSLRCKMMVKEELEKLGFLNVIIELGMVEILDEVSTEQRQQLKESLLKSGLELLDDKKSILIEKIKNVITEMIHNSDELPKEKYSDYISKKLNYDYTYLANTFAEVRGITIQQFIIIHKIEKVKELMLYEELNLTEISYKMHYSSVAHLSNQFKKITGLSPSFYKLLKSKRTENLENM; encoded by the coding sequence ATGAAATTATACATAAAATATATGGTCAGTTTGCGATGCAAAATGATGGTAAAAGAAGAACTGGAAAAGCTTGGATTTCTAAATGTAATTATAGAATTAGGAATGGTTGAAATTTTGGACGAAGTATCAACAGAGCAGCGACAGCAATTGAAAGAGAGTCTGTTAAAATCCGGTCTTGAATTACTGGATGATAAAAAAAGCATTTTAATTGAAAAAATAAAAAATGTGATTACAGAAATGATTCACAATTCAGATGAGTTGCCAAAAGAAAAATATTCAGATTATATTAGCAAAAAATTGAATTATGATTATACATATTTAGCAAATACCTTTGCTGAAGTAAGGGGAATTACTATTCAGCAATTCATAATTATTCATAAAATTGAAAAAGTTAAAGAACTGATGCTCTATGAAGAGTTAAATCTTACTGAGATATCTTACAAAATGCATTACAGCAGTGTAGCACACCTTTCTAACCAATTTAAAAAGATAACGGGACTTTCTCCTTCTTTTTATAAACTATTAAAGAGCAAAAGAACCGAAAATCTTGAAAATATGTAA
- a CDS encoding CAP domain-containing protein — translation MKIFKIKLFTFCFIFISCFSYIQAQSLSEEEMKLYNGLMEYRESKGLPNIPLSKSLTYVAQTHVQDLVYNKPDKKPCNPHSWSDKGKWSSCCYTDDHTKAKCMWDKPRELTSYTGDGYEIAAGSNDCCSDFKMTADVALEGWKNSPGHNSVIVNDGIWENQWNAIGVGLYKGFAVVWFGEEYD, via the coding sequence ATGAAAATCTTTAAAATCAAACTATTCACTTTTTGTTTTATTTTTATATCCTGCTTTTCTTACATTCAAGCACAATCACTTTCTGAAGAGGAAATGAAACTTTATAATGGCTTGATGGAGTATAGAGAGAGCAAAGGCTTGCCAAATATACCATTATCAAAATCGCTTACTTATGTAGCGCAGACCCATGTTCAGGATTTAGTTTATAATAAACCGGATAAAAAACCTTGTAACCCACACAGTTGGTCAGATAAAGGCAAATGGAGTTCTTGCTGTTATACGGACGATCATACAAAAGCAAAATGTATGTGGGACAAACCTCGTGAGCTGACTTCTTATACCGGAGATGGTTATGAAATTGCCGCCGGCTCAAACGATTGTTGCAGTGACTTTAAGATGACAGCCGATGTGGCTTTAGAGGGATGGAAAAATAGCCCCGGTCATAATTCAGTAATTGTAAATGATGGCATTTGGGAAAATCAATGGAACGCCATTGGAGTCGGTTTATATAAGGGATTTGCTGTTGTGTGGTTTGGAGAAGAGTATGATTAA